The Fervidobacterium pennivorans DNA segment TAGATTCGAGGTGATGCGTATGGAAAGAAAGTATCAAATTTTGGAACTGCTCAAGAAAAGTAAGACGCCAGTCAAAGGCAAATACTTAGCAGAACTCTTTGATGTGAGTAGGCAGATTATAGTTTCTGACATTGCGCAGTTGAGAGAAGAGGGGCATAAGATAGTTGCCACGAGAGATGGTTACCTTTACGATGCAGGAAACAAGGTGCGAAGGGTTGTTGCTGTGAAGCACTCACCTAAGGACATACACGACGAACTTAGACGAATAGTCGAAAATGGTGGCAAAGTCTTGGACGTTATCGTTGAACATCCTGTGTATGGGGAAATTATTGGAAGGATAGATGTTTCAACTCTTGACGAAGTGGAGAAATTTGTTTCCCTCCTAGCTTCGAGCGGTACGAAACCGCTTTCTGAGATTTCAAACGGTGTACACCTTCATACCATAGAAGCCCCAGATGGGGAGACTATGGAAAAGATACTTAAAGCAATTAGTAAGTACAGACTTTCAAAAAGTGATGCAAAGAAGGATGAAAAAACAGAATGAGTAATTCATCTGACGGGAGGTGCTAAGATGGAGGCATTGTTGATAGTTGATTTGCAAAATGATTTTGCAAAACCAGGTGGTGCTCTTTATTTTCCAGGTGCCGAGAACGTTATCCCTCCGATTGTTGAGTTAGCAAAAGAATTCAAGAAAAGAGGCTTGTCAATTATATATACAAGAGATTGGCACGAGGACAACGACTACGAGTTTAGCATATGGGGTGTCCATTGCTTGCACGATACAAAAGGAAGTGAGATTGTGGATGAGCTAAAAGAAGTATTAGATGGGTATGAAAAAGCTTATGAAATAAAGAAAAGCAGGTACTCTGCGTTTTACGGAACTAATCTTGAGAACTTGCTCAGAGAATTGGATATTAGAAAAGTCTACGTCGGCGGACTTGTAACTCATATATGCGTTCTGTTTACTGTTGAAGAATTGAGGAATCGAGGTATAGAAACAGTTGTATATTCTACATGCGTCGACAGTTTCGACAAAGAAATGCACAATTTTGCACTGCGCGAGATGGAGGAAGTTTTGCTTGCAAAGGTCATTTAGGCAGTTCTTGAAAGCGTAATCAATCTTAATCCAATGTTAATTGTACTTATCTAAAAGTATGTTAAACTTACTTAGCATGTGCATACGAACATAAGATACGCACAGATATTTTTTCCGCTCCTTTCTCCTTGCGTGTGAGGTAATCCACCCAACTAACCTGACAAGTAAGACGGCAAGGTGAGGGGTGGAAATTTCTAAATCCCGCAGGGAAGAAAGGTAGGAGTAGATATGAAGAACACAGATGTTACGAAAAGCGTTGAAAGAGGAAGTGGTTTCGAAGTTTTTAGCTTAAGTGAGGAAACACTCTTAGCTATTGAGAAGAAAGGTTATACTCAACCCACTGAAATTCAGAAGTTGGTGCTTCCTGTCGCTCTTGGGACTGATAAAGATATAATCGCTCAAGCTCAGACTGGAACAGGAAAGACAGCGGCATTTGTGATACCAATACTTGAACGTATCGACTTTAAGGTAGATAAGAGTATCAAAGCGTTGATAGTCACACCTACAAGAGAATTAGCACTTCAGATATACGAGGAGATAAAAAGCCTGAGAGGGAATCGTAAGATTAAAGTGGCCACGGTTTATGGAGGACAATCGATGGAACGACAACTTAAAGACCTAGCAAAAGGTGTAGATATTGTTGTTGGAACACCTGGAAGATTGCTTGACCATATAAATCGCAAAACGCTCGATTTGTCCAATGTGAAGTACTTGGTATTAGATGAAGCTGACAGAATGCTTGACATGGGATTTTTGGATGATGTGCTTGAGATAATTAAACAAACACCTGAAACCAAGCGCACATTTCTCTTTTCAGCAACAATGCCGAAAGAAATAGTAAGCATTGCAAGAAAATTCATGAAGGATTATGAACATATATCCACTGTAAAAGAAGAACTCACAACAGAGAATGCAGAACAGCTTTACTTCGAAGTTGAAGAGGGCGATAAGTTACCACTCTTGTGTAGAATAATTGATATGAATCCTGAGTTCTATGGTATTGTCTTCTGCCAGACAAAAGTCGAAGTCGATGAGATTGCTAAGAAACTGTCGGACCTGGGGTATAACGCAGATGGGTTGCACGGTGATTATTCACAATCTCAAAGGGAACGAGTGCTTGATAAATTTAGAAAAAAGCAGTTGAACATACTTGTTACTACGGATGTTGCGGCAAGGGGAATAGATATAGAAGGACTCACCCATGTCATCAATTACTCTGTTCCAAGAGATCCGGAATACTATGTACACAGGATAGGTCGAACGGGAAGAGCAGGGAAGAAAGGACTTGCAATTACTTTCGTAACAAGGAGCGATTACTATCATTTTACTAGAGTAAAGAGATTCGCAAAGGCAGAGATAGTAAAGGATAAAATCCCCTTGGTTGAAGATATACTTAACAGGCAATTAGAAAGTGTTATCAATAACATCAGGAAAGAATCATACGTTTCGAATGAACTCTTCAGACAAGTCGCTCAAAAATTGATTGAAGAGATAGGACCTACAGAAGCAGTTGAAATGTTACTTCATACCCTTTTAAAAGAGAAGATAGATATTACACGTTATGGAAACATAAAAGTGAAGGATTTTTCAAAACACTCAGAGAATAACTCGACTGTGAGGTTATTTGTGGCACTTGGTTCTTCTAAAGGTTTGGATAAAAAGAGGCTTGTTGAATACATATCTGAAAAAACGGGTATTGAACCAAAAAACATAAACAACGTGCGAGTCTTTGAGACATATTCTTTCATAGACGTTAACGAAGCCGATGCAGATATTATTATGAGGACTCTAAACAAGACCACAGGAAAGAGTGGAAAATATTCGAAATCCTCCAAACCTTTAGTTCAGAAGGCACGAGAAAAGAAATCGAATTGACGATGTTTAATTAAAAAGGCTCGCACAAGCGAGCCTTTTTTGATTATCAGTTACTGTTGACACTCGATTGTTTCACCCGGTTTCATAATAACACACTTGACTCCTATCTTTTCTGCTTCTGTTTTGAATTTTTCGGGATCTGCTTTGATGATGTCCCAAGTGTTGTAGTGTATTGGAACAACTACCTTTGGTTTTATCATTTCAACAGCTGTTATTGCGTCTTCTACGTCCATGACAAAATTC contains these protein-coding regions:
- a CDS encoding DEAD/DEAH box helicase; amino-acid sequence: MKNTDVTKSVERGSGFEVFSLSEETLLAIEKKGYTQPTEIQKLVLPVALGTDKDIIAQAQTGTGKTAAFVIPILERIDFKVDKSIKALIVTPTRELALQIYEEIKSLRGNRKIKVATVYGGQSMERQLKDLAKGVDIVVGTPGRLLDHINRKTLDLSNVKYLVLDEADRMLDMGFLDDVLEIIKQTPETKRTFLFSATMPKEIVSIARKFMKDYEHISTVKEELTTENAEQLYFEVEEGDKLPLLCRIIDMNPEFYGIVFCQTKVEVDEIAKKLSDLGYNADGLHGDYSQSQRERVLDKFRKKQLNILVTTDVAARGIDIEGLTHVINYSVPRDPEYYVHRIGRTGRAGKKGLAITFVTRSDYYHFTRVKRFAKAEIVKDKIPLVEDILNRQLESVINNIRKESYVSNELFRQVAQKLIEEIGPTEAVEMLLHTLLKEKIDITRYGNIKVKDFSKHSENNSTVRLFVALGSSKGLDKKRLVEYISEKTGIEPKNINNVRVFETYSFIDVNEADADIIMRTLNKTTGKSGKYSKSSKPLVQKAREKKSN
- a CDS encoding cysteine hydrolase family protein; protein product: MEALLIVDLQNDFAKPGGALYFPGAENVIPPIVELAKEFKKRGLSIIYTRDWHEDNDYEFSIWGVHCLHDTKGSEIVDELKEVLDGYEKAYEIKKSRYSAFYGTNLENLLRELDIRKVYVGGLVTHICVLFTVEELRNRGIETVVYSTCVDSFDKEMHNFALREMEEVLLAKVI
- a CDS encoding transcription repressor NadR — translated: MERKYQILELLKKSKTPVKGKYLAELFDVSRQIIVSDIAQLREEGHKIVATRDGYLYDAGNKVRRVVAVKHSPKDIHDELRRIVENGGKVLDVIVEHPVYGEIIGRIDVSTLDEVEKFVSLLASSGTKPLSEISNGVHLHTIEAPDGETMEKILKAISKYRLSKSDAKKDEKTE